From Micromonas commoda chromosome 3, complete sequence, a single genomic window includes:
- a CDS encoding predicted protein, with amino-acid sequence LEEREDPPEVMMEHVAVLVELIRQRGTFVMHTGAGFSTAAAIPDFRGRDGIWTQQAKGRAVPMPRFENTKPTKAHLAAVALHDAGYLTHVVTQNVDGLHQRAGMPQHAVSELHGSVFRELCRNEHCPMGPTPRDRTYHRAFDVTSTKRHNGRHRHRTGRRCDACGGDLHDVVVQFGEHLDDETLKTAIAASEASPLALVCGTSLKVPPASTLPRRSGALVVCNLQWTSQDKHAALKIHARCDDVMLAVCGHLGIDVPEYDPSR; translated from the coding sequence ctcgaggagcgcgaggatccACCCGAAGTCATGATGGAGCACGTGGCGGTATTGGTTGAGCTGATTCGTCAGCGTGGGACCTTCGTCATGCACACGGGAGCGGGGTTCTCCACAGCGGCCGCGATCCCCGACTTTCGAGGCAGGGACGGCATATGGACGCAGCAGGCGAAGGGACGCGCGGTGCCCATGCCGCGGTTCGAGAACACCAAACCGACCaaggcgcacctcgccgcggtcgcgctccACGACGCCGGGTACCTCACGCACGTCGTGACCCAGAACGTGGACGGCTTGCATCAACGAGCGGGCATGCCCCAACACGCGGTGTCCGAGCTGCATGGCTCCGTGTTTCGCGAGCTGTGCCGGAACGAACACTGCCCGATGGGCCCGACGCCCCGCGACCGTACCTATcaccgcgcgttcgacgtcaCCTCCACCAAGCGACACAACGGCCGGCACAGGCACAGGACCGGCCGCCgctgcgacgcgtgcggcggcgacttgcacgacgtcgtcgtccaattcggcgagcacctggacgacgagacgcTTAAaaccgccatcgccgcgtccgaggcgtcgcccctcgccctcgtgTGCGGGACGTCGCTCAAGGTACCCCCCGCGAGCACGCTGCCACGGcgaagcggcgcgctcgtcgtctgTAACCTGCAGTGGACCAGCCAGGACAagcacgccgcgctcaagatTCACGCGAggtgcgacgacgtcatGCTCGCCGTGTGCGGGCACCTCGGAATCGACGTGCCCGAGTACGACCCGAGCAGG
- a CDS encoding predicted protein has protein sequence MAGTTAEDEDRDRRPRKSPFQKLRREQRSLLCFVQALVGHLVVIETRDDVTTRGTLVEVDERMNCTLEGAQRVTVEQALEKKNSKFDRMFVRARLIRYVHVPARVDPAELIERRRQEEFDASRHYQAKVVFGPINPSPYDNSEEAQKIRAERAKGYAKH, from the coding sequence ATGGCGGGAACgaccgcggaggatgaggatcGGGATCGACGGCCGAGAAAGTCGCCGTTCCAGAAGCTCAGACGCGAGCAGCGGTCGCTGCTGTGCTTCGTACAGGCTCTCGTGGGGCACCTCGTGGTGATTGAGACGAGGGACGACGTGACCACGCGCGGGACCTTGGTGGAGGTGGACGAGCGGATGAACTGCacgctcgagggcgcgcaGCGGGTGACGGTGGAGCAGGCGCTGGAGAAGAAAAACAGCAAGTTCGACAGGATGTTCGTGAGGGCGCGGCTCATACGTTACGtgcacgtccccgcgcgcgtcgatccggccgagctcatcgagcgcAGGCGGCAGGAGGagttcgacgcgtcgaggcacTACCAGGCCAAGGTGGTGTTCGGGCCGATCAACCCCTCGCCGTACGACAACAGCGAGGAGGCGCAGAAGATACGCGCGGAGCGAGCCAAGGGGTACGCCAAGCATTGA
- a CDS encoding ATP-binding cassette superfamily ((Uup homolog/duplicated ATPase)), with protein sequence RNVDIALNAGQRVAVVGPNGSGKSTLLQVLAGKDAGREDGELWVRKGINTAFLEQEPPFDEELNVLEAVYTRDTPLFRLLRRYDGMMAKVAAGEEVSENAMANILEEMDSNNAWDTENKAHMALEMLGCEEFMNRKMGELSGGQRKRVALAAALIEEPDLLVLDEPTNHLSVEGVEWLENRVNEMTNTAVLLVSHDRAFIDNVCPDILELDGVGGSHRHRGGYAAYLEGRAARWAAEEQARAAARNTLRKEQEWMRRQPKARATKEKARIERFYNLTERAADKGSKTKMVDLVESRQLRMGDIIVEFDMATLAFGDKKILDDFTYSFVKGDKIGLVGPNGAGKTTFLRTIMGEIALDSGWCNIGETIEFGYYSQMPEFRDPTQTVVDFVKEVESDAKGYVGSYGGEGGKMSAYKLLERFNFGGPKQMTRIGDLSGGEQRRLQLLSVLAKCPNFLILDEPTNDLDLDTIEALEEMLEDFDGCVIVVSHDRQFVNNLVDHIFVFEGDGIINDWSGDYTALREFLRRLEEERES encoded by the coding sequence CGGAACGTGGACATCGCGCTTAACGCCggtcagcgcgtcgccgtcgtcgggccCAACGGCTCGGGCAAGTCCACGCTCCTACAGGTCCTCGCGGGGAaggacgccgggcgcgaggatggcgagctGTGGGTGCGCAAGGGGATCAACACCGCGTTCCTCGAGCAGGAGCCCCCGTTCGACGAAGAGCTCAACGTGTTGGAGGCGGTGTACACCCGCGACACCCCGCTGTTCCGCTTGCTCCGCCGGTACGACGGCATGATGGCGAAGGTGGCCGCGGGAGAGGAGGTATCGGAGAACGCCATGGCCAACATCCTGGAGGAGATGGACTCGAACAACGCGTGGGACACTGAGAACAAGGCGCACATGGCGCTGGAGATGCTCGGATGCGAGGAGTTCATGAACCGCAAGATGGGGGAGCTCTCGGGGGGACAGCGCAagcgcgtggcgctcgcggcggcgctcatcgaggaGCCCGATCTCCTGGTCCTGGACGAGCCCACGAACCATTTATCTGTGGAGGGAGTCGAGTGGCTGGAGAACCGCGTCAACGAGATGACCAACACCGCGGTGCTACTCGTCTCGCACGACCGAGCGTTCATCGATAACGTCTGCCCGGACAtactcgagctcgacggcgtcggtgggTCGCACAGGCACCGGGGAGGGTACGCGGCGTATCTCGAGGGCCGGGcagcgcggtgggcggcggaggagcaggcgcgagcggcggcgaggaacacGCTGCGCAAGGAACAGGAGTGGATGCGCCGGCAGCccaaggcgagggcgaccaaggagaaggcgcgcATCGAGCGGTTCTACAACCtcaccgagcgcgccgcggacaagGGATCCAAGACCAAGATGGTCGATCTGGTGGAGTCCAGGCAGCTTCGCATGGGCGACATCATCGTCGAGTTTGACATGGCGACCCTCGCGTTTGGCGACAAGAAGATCCTCGACGACTTCACGTACTCGTTCGTCAAGGGCGACAAGATCGGGCTCGTCGGCCCCAACGGCGCGGGTAAGACGACGTTTCTGAGAACGATCATGGGTGAGATCGCGCTGGACAGCGGGTGGTGCAACATCGGCGAGACGATTGAGTTTGGGTACTACTCGCAGATGCCCGAGTTTCGCGACCCGACGCAAACCGTCGTGGACTTTGTGAAGGAGGTTGAGTCAGACGCCAAGGGGTACGTGGGTTcgtacggcggcgaggggggtAAGATGAGCGCGTACAAGCTGCTGGAGAGGTTTAACTTCGGCGGCCCGAAGCAGATGACGCGGATCGGGGACCTCAGTGGGGGAGAACAGCGCAGGCTCCAGCTCCTCTCCGTGCTGGCAAAGTGCCCCAACTTTctcatcctcgacgagcccACGAACGACCTGGACCTGGACACGATCGAGGCCCTGGAGGAGATGCTCGAGGACTTCGACGGGTGCGTCATCGTCGTGAGCCACGACAGGCAGTTCGTCAACAACCTCGTGGACCACATCTTCGTCTTCGAGGGAGACGGGATCATCAACGACTGGTCCGGCGATTACACCGCCTTGCGGGAATTCCTCAGACGGctggaggaggaacgcgagtCC
- a CDS encoding predicted protein produces the protein MSASLRAAAPVARPRAPVRFRRRAPAVIRAATTADADSPPYQVAARKDLYELRIYGGHYVCRAPYNNREKGLAALMSYIEGGNEESKTFPATQPLIMRYECAPGTEDVVGKTMELSLGAGVADPPASAEPEAVGVAAAGGELVAVVGFEGVATPELAGEYRRLLTAAIRSDGLELAEPDGFRLATYGQLYSLKPRLNELMLKVKPPGA, from the coding sequence ATGTCCGCctcccttcgcgccgcggcgcccgtcgcgcgccctcgcgcgcccgtgcgcttccgccgccgcgccccggcggtgatccgcgccgcgacgaccgcggacgccgactcCCCGCCGTACCAGGTTGCCGCCCGGAAGGATCTGTACGAGCTGAGGATCTACGGCGGTCACTACGTGTGCCGCGCGCCGTACAACAACCGCGAGaagggcctcgccgcgctgatgAGCTACATCGAGGGGGGTAACGAGGAGTCGAAGACGTTCCCGGCGACCCAGCCGCTGATCATGCGGTACGAGTGCGCGCCCGGCACGGAGGACGTGGTGGGCAAGACGATGGAGCtgtcgctcggcgcgggggttgccgatccccccgcgagcgcggagcccgaggccgtgggggtggcggccgcgggcggggagcTCGTGGCGGTGGTGGGATTCGAGGGcgtggcgacgccggagctCGCGGGGGAGTACAGGAGGCTGctgaccgcggcgatccgTTCGGACGGgctggagctcgccgagccggATGGGTTCAGGCTCGCCACGTACGGCCAGCTCTACTCCCTGAAGCCCCGGCTCAACGAGCTCATGCTCAAGGTGAAGCCCCCGGGGGCGTGA
- a CDS encoding predicted protein, with protein sequence MEVPHSPHWSPLKDLTRISDAGATEDERTVHASVELKSTETEIKSHRCPICYQTMLMPKRAPNILMPCGHTFCNACLNARDDPRCRTCGDRWRHRVPNHQLQTTIQAYVDATATAAASFEDSVIWTSGDRGAPVASSSFDAALARAHVRCEQLRERMREGEAAQTAALHREDVEARHLLVLQCDEDNARVRLAEVARELREAHAAVEAQRAVCAGIANEVRIHGSSVRSAGEALAAVERGRERLVAEAEGSADGRTKPATLPGTHTAVSR encoded by the coding sequence ATGGAGGTGCCCCACTCGCCGCACTGGTCACCTTTGAAGGACCTTACTCGGATctcggacgccggcgcgaccgagGATGAGCGCACGGTCCACGCTAGCGTCGAGCTGAAGTCGACGGAAACTGAGATCAAGTCGCACCGCTGCCCGATATGCTACCAAACCATGCTGATGCCGAAGAGGGCTCCGAACATCCTCATGCCGTGCGGTCATACCTTCTGCAACGCGTGCCtcaacgcgcgcgacgatccgaGGTGTCGCACGTGCGGCGACCGATGGCGTCACAGGGTTCCAAACCACCAACTGCAGACGACGATACAGGCctacgtcgacgcgacggcgacggcggcggcatccttCGAGGACTCCGTCATTTGGACGagcggcgatcgcggtgcGCCGgtggcctcgtcctcgttcgacgccgcgctggcgcgcgcgcacgtgcGGTGCGAGCAGCTCCGGGAGCGGATGCGGGAGGGTgaggcggcgcagacggcggcgctgcaCCGGGAGGACGTAGAGGCGAGACACCTGCTGGTGCTGCAGTGCGACGAGGACAACGCGAGGGTGCGACTGGCGGAGGTTGCGCGAgagctccgcgaggcccacgcggcggtggaggcgcagCGGGCGGTGTGTGCGGGGATCGCGAACGAGGTTCGGATACACGGGTCGTCGGTGAGaagcgcgggggaggcgctggcggcggtggagcgggGACGGGAACGGCTGGTAGCCGAAGCGGAGGGAAGCGCGGATGGGAGGACCAAGCCGGCGACGCTCCCCGGGACGcacacagctgtgtcgcgtTAA
- a CDS encoding predicted protein, whose protein sequence is MVANKPGNLDGETAGSTVWTPPNELVVAAARARDAVAPSAERSALLKEKERQRSKRRRENATAEQRAKERARSARRRNALTPEEKQAQALKRAERRKERKANGTLPAPKRAHRPLALAGSPERPLALRAAGEVDPATPGELGTFVEAVTAAAGAKATGAHIGKGLTADDDAGDLRAVVPQIASATERRTPKKASTEEQRAAERNRSKMRRAAMTDEQRKKESQARAERRRRSKALAAGGGGDGATAE, encoded by the coding sequence ATGGTCGCCAACAAGCCCGgcaacctcgacggcgagaccGCCGGGTCCACGGTTTGGACGCCGCCCAacgaactcgtcgtcgccgccgcccgcgcgcgcgacgccgtcgcaccGAGCGCCGAGCGATCCGCCCtgctcaaggagaaggagcgccAGCGGTCGAAGCGAAGGAGGGAGAACGCCAcggcggagcagcgcgccaAGGAACGGGCCCGCAGCGCCCGCCGACGCAACGCGCTCACCCCCGAAGAGAAGCAGGCGCAGGCCCtgaagcgcgcggagcggcgcAAGGAGCGCAAGGCGAACGGAACGCTGCCCGCCCCCAAGCGAGCGCATcggccgctcgcgctcgcgggctcgcccgagcggccgctcgcgctgcgggccgccggggaggtcgatccggcgacgcccggcgagctcgggacGTTCGTGGaggcggtcaccgccgccgccggcgcaaAGGCGACCGGCGCACACATCGGCAAGGGTTTaaccgcggacgacgacgccggggatcttcgcgccgtcgtcccccaAATCGCATCGGCGACGGAACGACGGACGCCCAAGAAGGCGTCTACggaggagcagcgcgcggcggagaggaacCGATCGAAGATgcgacgggcggcgatgaccgatGAGCAGCGCAAGAAGGAGAGccaggcgcgggcggagcggcggaggcgatcgaaggcgctcgcggcgggcggcggcggcgacggcgcgacggcggagtga
- a CDS encoding predicted protein, whose amino-acid sequence MFCSISGTTPEDPVISSKTGHLYERSLITKALQETGECPVTKTPMTLEDLLPVKSSTTVKPRTTAAASIPGLLSIFHNEWDALMLETHELRVDLHGTRQELSHALYQHDAACRVISRLMKERDEAREALANARAAGPSAAPGKRAMSSDAMDVDGDAPGGDGKKQRSGVPPEAIDAMTAKSKELSKARKKREISPTLASAEDIGKMEVGAIAPCHATKAKGIRAVCVNPLNADEVATGGADGSLALFDAAKGKRGALMTGHKKAVTDVAYAGDAILTSSADKTVKIWRGGAEVAALAGVHEGEVVAVSAHPTNAYAVSIGGDGAWAFVDVGAAECLSVQRDADSEYTCGGFHPDGLILGTGAADSSVKIWDVKTSKVAAKVEGHVGAVSAMSFSENGYYLATCANDGVKLWDLRKLKNFKSVEAAGVRCVRFDHSGHYLAVGGADACVHNVKAEWEVVKRWEASKAPVNALEFAADAKALYAGCSDHNLRVIA is encoded by the exons atgttcTGCTCGATCTCGGGCACGACGCCCGAGGACCCGGTCATCTCCTCGAAGACTGGGCACCTCTACGAGCGGTCCCTCATCACCAAGGCTCTCCAG GAGACCGGCGAGTGCCCGGTGACCAAGACCCCGATGACCCTCGAGGACTTGCTCCCCGTCAAGTCGAGCACGACGGTTAAACCCCgaaccaccgccgccgcgtccatccccGGGCTCCTCTCCATCTTCCACAACGAGTGGGACGCGCTCATGCTCGAGACGCACGAACTCCGCGTCGACCTTCACGGCACCAGGCAGGAACTCTCGCACGCGCTGTACcagcacgacgccgcgtgccgCGTCATCTCCAGGCTCAtgaaggagcgcgacgaggcgcgcgaggccctcgcgaacgcgcgcgcggctggtccctccgccgcccccggcaAGCGAGCCATGTCATCTGACGccatggacgtcgacggcgacgcgcccggcggcgacggcaagaAGCAAAGAAGCGGCGTCCCGcccgaggcgatcgacgcgatgACCGCCAAGAGCAAGGAACTGAGCAAGGCGCGTAAGAAGCGCGAGATCTCTCccaccctcgcctccgccgaagACATCGGCAAGATGGAGGTtggcgccatcgcgccgtgcCACGCGACCAAGGCGAAGGGCATCCGCGCCGTTTGCGTCAACCCCTtgaacgccgacgaggtggcgacgggcggcgccgacggatcgctcgcgctcttcgacgccgccaagggcaagcgcggcgccctcatGACCGGTCACAAGAAGGCCGTGACCGACGTCGCctacgccggcgacgccatcctcACGTCATCCGCGGACAAGACGGTCAAGAtttggcgcggcggcgccgaggtcgccgcgctcgcgggggtccacgagggcgaggtcgtcgccgtcagcgCGCACCCCACGAACGCGTACGCGGtgtccatcggcggcgacggcgcgtgggcgttcgtggacgtcggcgcggcggagtgcCTCAGCGttcagcgcgacgcggattCCGAGTACACGTGCGGCGGCTTTCACCCCGACGGTCTCATCTTGGgcacgggcgccgccgactcgAGCGTCAAGATCTGGGACGTCAAGACCTCCAAGGTGGCCGCCAAGGTGGAGGGCCACGTCGGTGCGGTGAGCGCCATGTCGTTCTCCGAGAATGGGTACTacctcgcgacgtgcgcgaacgacggcgtgaAGCTCTGGGACTTGAGGAAGCTGAAGAACTTTAagagcgtcgaggcggcgggcgtgcGGTGCGTGCGGTTCGACCACAGCGGTCACTACCTggccgtgggcggcgccgacgcgtgcgtgcACAACGTCAAGGCGGAGTGGGAGGTGGTGAAGAGGTGGGAGGCGAGCAAGGCGCCGGTGAACGCTCTGGAGTTTGCGGCGGATGCCAAGGCGCTCTACGCGGGCTGCAGCGACCACAACCTCAGGGTCATTGCGTGA
- a CDS encoding predicted protein: MTTDGDPRGLPNSHVEGISEGQILSMEGDELAAHDNLEEALDRYDRALLADRKQHGDTHPDVAARYCSIGGLYKATGDNEMAREYFAKALEVEESTGTDGRRTARASYMSNLAAVSRAAGDVDLARDQYCTALDHLRGMIPDSNEAVETALSREEASLFRVSGDTSTSGYGIGGEGVAAPSPKLLGEGGVLNVAASILNNLGLLLKSIGRLHAARRCYVRAISLGAVALGAHSPAIALRVRNLGAVLLQLGYVDLAVERLTRAHGACVLGHGADHPETIMCAEWLQAATETADLDAHAHAHARGVGSDPDETLPEAAEWFCERLRCGVLEPTPEPSLPGEERAIEAIDPAPIGLEDAMVPAVEHATRDAEAAGVGHSHAGTGKTFGVGTPGLDASESQTRFNPVEPPPGEDMLSPYAAPVTSRELKRVGNAETSPVWRAVALEHEAIVSGKSSMPRGQDYISAYLRQAPGYANLITPFQEMPSDLLMPYASFRGYGAPLKSGAARQGKGEPRRHQLPKRTLDERGVASSAGTAPRPRAIEVREEEEETTPVAQVGLGGRAGESRSGGRNMYAYPD; encoded by the exons ATGACCACGGATGGAGACCCTCGCGGGTTACCGAACAGTCACGTGGAAGGGATAAGCGAGGGCCAGATCCTGAGCATGGAG GgagacgagctcgccgctcACGACAatctcgaggaggcgctcgacaggtacgaccgcgcgctgctcgccgaCCGCAAACAGCACGGCGACACGCACCCAGACGTCGCTGCCAGGTACTGCAGCATCGGAGGGCTGTACAAAGCCACGGGCGATAACGAGATGGCGCGCGAGTActtcgccaaggcgctcgaggtggAGGAGTCCACGGGCACCGACGGGAGGCggaccgcgagggcgtcgtacatgtcgaacctcgcggcggtatCGCGCGCTGCCGGGGACGTGGACCTCGCGAGAGATCAGTACTGCACGGCGCTGGACCACCTCCGGGGGATGATACCCGACTCCAACGAGGCGGTCGAGACGGCGCTGTCGAGGGAGGAAGCCAGTCTGTTTCGCGTCAGCGGCgacacgtcgacgtcggggtacggcatcggcggcgagggcgtcgcggcgccgtctccgaAGCTcttgggcgagggcggcgtcctgaacgtcgccgcgtcgatcctGAACAATCTCGGCCTGCTGCTCAAGTCGATCGGCCGGctgcacgccgcgcggcgttgcTACGTCCGCGCCatctccctcggcgccgtcgcgctcggcgcgcactcgcccgccatcgcgctgCGCGTGCGtaacctcggcgccgtcttACTGCAGCTCGGGTACGTAGATTTGGCGGTGGAGCGCctgacccgcgcgcacgggGCTTGCGTCTTGGGGCATGGCGCGGACCATCCCGAGACGATCATGTGCGCGGAGTGGCTccaggcggcgacggagacggctGACCTGGACGcacacgcgcacgcgcacgcgcggggggtgggGTCCGACCCGGACGAGACCTtgccggaggcggcggagtggTTCTGCGAGCGGCTTCGATGCGGCGTGCTcgagccgacgccggagccgagTCTGCccggggaggagcgcgccatcGAGGCGATCGATCCGGCGCCGATCGGCCTGGAGGACGCGATGGTACCCGCGGTGGAGCACGCGACCCgtgacgcggaggcggcgggggtgggaCATTCACACGCGGGGACTGGGAAGACGTTCGGCGTTGGCACGCCGGGGTTGGACGCATCGGAAAGCCAGACGAGGTTTAACCCCGTGGAGCCGCCCCCCGGCGAGGACATGCTCAGCCcgtacgccgcgcccgtcacgtCGCGGGAACTCAAGCGCGTGGGTAACGCGGAGACCTCGCCGGTgtggcgcgcggtcgcgctgGAGCACGAGGCGATCGTCTCCGGCAAGAGCTCCATGCCCCGAGGTCAGGATTACATCAGCGCGTATCTTCGACAGGCGCCCGGGTACGCGAACCTCATCACGCCGTTCCAGGAGATGCCCTCGGACCTCTTGATGCCGTACGCGTCGTTCCGGGGCTACGGCGCCCCGCTGAAGagcggagcggcgcggcaAGGGAAAGGGGAGCCCCGGCGGCACCAGCTCCCCAAGAGGACTCTGGACGAGCGAGGagtggcgtcgagcgcggggacggcgccgaggccgagggcCATCGAGGTgagagaggaggaggaggagacgacgccggtggCTCAGGTGGGGTTGGGGGGCAGGGCGGGTGAATCTCGCAGCGGCGGGAGGAACATGTACGCGTACCCGGATTGA